One Rhododendron vialii isolate Sample 1 chromosome 2a, ASM3025357v1 genomic region harbors:
- the LOC131317394 gene encoding uncharacterized protein LOC131317394: MTFAKFETLFLYKYFPTPLRLAKEQEFLNLKQETLTVTQYAAKYEKLCHYALNSIPTEDKKAKRFEWGLTTARRAVVAQAFTTYAEMVKCALRIESEEMDFKTRWRKVTGSTDGPIRTQPPNNNRGPYPTKPTNPPQSNQPWKTTTPGRGEPQKGGRDIATVQCYNCHAMGHYKRNCPQPKRGMRVLEIKKLNNLERPILWSKTQGAHRINRMGRIRENSP, translated from the coding sequence atgacttttgccaagtttgaAACTCTGTTTCTCTACAAGTATTTTCCCACGCctcttcgcctagccaaggaacaagagttcctgaaTCTGAAGCAAGAAACGCTCACCGTCACCCAGTATGCGGCCAAATATGAAAAACTCTGCCATTACGCCCTAAACTCCATACCGACCGAAGATAAGAAGGCAAAGAGATTTGAGTGGGGACTAACGACTGCTCGAAGGGCTGTTGTGGCTCAAGCTTTTACCACCTATGCAGAAATGGTGAAGTGTGCTCTCCGGATAGAGAGTGAGGAGAtggacttcaaaacccgatggaggaaggtGACTGGCAGCACTGAtggaccaatccgaacccaaccaccTAACAACAACCGTGGACCGTACCCTACCAAACCCACTAACCCACCTCAgagcaaccaaccctggaagacTACTACACCAGGACGTGGCGAACCACAGAAGGGAGGTCGAGACATAGCAACAGTTCAATGCTACAACTGTCACGCTATGGGCCACTATAAGCGCAACTGCCCCCAACCTAAAAGGGGAATGagggttttggaaatcaaaaagcTCAACAACTTAGAAAGACCGATTTTGTGGAGCAAAACCCAGGGGGCCCATCGCATCAACAGAATGGGCAGAATAAGGGAAAATAGCCCATGA
- the LOC131317393 gene encoding uncharacterized protein LOC131317393, whose translation MVEENPTTPLNPKNLLGGGDDKSPLGALRKPEGGHGRKVTSKGNLLTVLDSSKNREGRTATESTRRSRSRRERELIAHSRSMHNNEDILDKKRGDRHAMVEYKKAPSQRRRRRSPTPRWNRVSPQKRRSRSKSQTLEWQRTTSRKRSRSRNPSPKEEGTRKHHRDRYKRPDSDWERSTRNKMKEREEGTMSAREAARKALSNIVSSPFAKRLLEARLPSRVKHGVFILYETNTDPVAHIQHY comes from the exons atggtggaagaaaatccaaCAACGCCGCTCAACCCAAAGAATCTACTAGGTGGGGGAGATGATAAATCCCCACTAGGGGCTCTaagaaagcccgaaggcggacaTGGGAGGAAGGTGACAAGCAAGGGTAACCTTCTAACTGTCCTGGATAGCTCCAAGAATAGGGAGGGCAGGACAGCCACGGAGTCCACACGGAGGAGTAGATCCCGTCGTGAAAGGGAATTAATTGCACACTCAAGAAGCATGCACAACAATGAAGATATCCTCGACAAAAAGAG gggagaCAGACATGCTATGGTGGAGTACAAGAAGGCACCTTCacaaagaagaaggaggaggagtcCTACTCCAAGGTGGAATAGGGTTTCTCCacaaaaaaggaggagcagaagtaaaagccaaaCACTAGAGTGGCAGAGGACtacttcacgaaaaaggagcaGGAGCCGAAATCCCTCTCCCAAGGAAGAAGGGACCAGAAAACATCACAGGGATAGGTACaaaagacctgattccgattgggaaaggagTACTCGCAATAAAATGAAGGAACGCGAGGAGGGGACCATgtctgcacgagaagcagcacgaaaggCCCTTAGCAATATAgtatcctccccttttgcaaagagGTTGCTAGAGGCGAGACTGCCGAGCAGGGTGAAGCACGGTGTGTTCATCCTCTATGAAACAAACACAGATCCTGTggcacacatacagcattactAG